The following proteins are co-located in the candidate division KSB1 bacterium genome:
- a CDS encoding purine-nucleoside phosphorylase: MTELRNKIDETVSFLRKKSESKPPIGIILGTGLGRLAKAIEKEHEISYRDIPHFPLSTVEFHEGNLIFGRLGGKEVVAMQGRFHYYEGYTMQQITYPVRVMKALGVNTLMVSNACGGLNPLYKAGDIMVICDHINLLGDNPLIGENDDELGIRFPDMSEPYSLEYIERVEQIALDEKIKLHKGVYLALSGPNLETRSEYRMLRNLGADVVGMSTVPEVIVAVHASLKVLGMSVITDECFPDSLKAVDIQEILKHANEAEPKMTVIMKRFVETFGS; encoded by the coding sequence ATGACTGAGCTTCGAAACAAAATTGATGAAACTGTTTCTTTTTTAAGAAAGAAATCTGAAAGTAAACCACCGATTGGTATTATTTTGGGGACCGGTCTCGGTCGGTTAGCGAAAGCAATTGAAAAAGAGCACGAGATTTCCTACCGGGATATTCCTCATTTCCCACTTTCAACCGTTGAATTTCATGAGGGAAATTTAATTTTCGGCCGTCTTGGCGGTAAAGAGGTGGTTGCCATGCAGGGGCGCTTTCATTACTACGAAGGCTATACTATGCAGCAAATTACCTACCCGGTTCGTGTAATGAAAGCCCTTGGTGTGAATACACTGATGGTATCGAATGCTTGCGGCGGGCTTAATCCGCTTTATAAAGCAGGTGATATTATGGTCATTTGTGATCATATCAACCTGCTAGGCGACAATCCGCTCATTGGGGAAAATGATGACGAACTTGGCATTCGTTTCCCGGACATGTCCGAGCCTTACAGCCTCGAATATATCGAACGAGTTGAACAAATTGCCCTGGATGAGAAGATCAAACTACATAAAGGCGTCTATTTGGCTTTATCCGGTCCAAACCTGGAAACACGTTCCGAATATCGAATGCTGCGAAACCTTGGCGCCGATGTTGTGGGTATGTCCACTGTTCCGGAAGTGATTGTTGCGGTGCATGCCAGCTTGAAGGTACTGGGAATGTCTGTTATTACCGATGAATGTTTCCCGGATTCTTTAAAAGCTGTGGATATTCAGGAGATATTAAAGCATGCTAATGAAGCTGAAC
- a CDS encoding DivIVA domain-containing protein, whose translation MKLTPLDIKKQEFKRIMRGFDTLEVETFLEMVANEYEALLNEKDQLKSEALILRTQVKDYQQVEQTLKETLMNAQESISRTRVNTEKEAGLIIHEAELRAEKILDQARNKVEKIKNDITLLRVQKESFINRLRHLLESQIELIKVLQIDDSELKDERKQSKRKKEIPLPVIQEELPLTSDTRLHQPEPVPTEQSSVESPAENPSTEPHDDDQMVF comes from the coding sequence TTGAAATTAACACCACTTGACATAAAGAAGCAGGAATTTAAGCGTATCATGAGGGGCTTTGATACTTTGGAAGTAGAAACCTTCTTGGAGATGGTAGCTAATGAATATGAAGCTCTTCTCAATGAAAAGGATCAATTGAAGTCCGAGGCTCTAATATTGCGTACGCAAGTAAAGGATTACCAACAGGTTGAACAAACCTTAAAAGAAACTCTGATGAATGCGCAGGAATCCATTAGCCGGACACGAGTCAATACAGAAAAAGAAGCTGGGTTAATTATCCATGAAGCCGAATTACGAGCGGAAAAAATCCTGGACCAGGCACGTAATAAGGTTGAAAAAATAAAGAACGATATAACACTTCTCCGGGTTCAAAAGGAATCGTTTATCAACCGACTAAGACACTTACTGGAATCTCAAATCGAACTGATCAAAGTATTACAAATTGATGATTCCGAACTCAAGGATGAAAGAAAGCAATCGAAAAGGAAAAAGGAAATTCCTTTACCTGTCATTCAAGAGGAATTACCGCTCACTTCAGACACACGACTTCATCAACCCGAGCCAGTTCCGACAGAACAATCTTCAGTTGAATCCCCCGCCGAAAATCCCTCAACCGAACCACATGATGATGACCAAATGGTATTTTAA
- a CDS encoding YggS family pyridoxal phosphate-dependent enzyme, whose product MSEISKNWKRIQERIAEAAINSGRNFNEIKIVAVSKTFPAEIIEEAVEAGVTIIGENRIQEAWQKYQRLGNIASWHLIGHLQTNKVKRAIQIFDVIHSVDSLHLAEEISRRCEQRNKDVEILLEVKTSDESTKFGISSNQALELARKVVTLPHLRLTGLMTIGKFTSNEKEVRECFQMLRQVKDQINSNINSHKPIHHLSMGMSHDFEWAIEEGATIVRIGTAIFGQRQPKQSAF is encoded by the coding sequence ATGTCAGAAATATCAAAAAACTGGAAACGAATCCAAGAACGAATTGCTGAAGCAGCAATAAATTCAGGTAGAAATTTTAATGAGATAAAAATTGTTGCTGTTTCCAAAACGTTTCCTGCAGAGATCATTGAAGAGGCTGTAGAAGCAGGAGTAACAATCATTGGTGAAAATCGTATCCAGGAAGCCTGGCAAAAATACCAACGTTTAGGAAACATAGCATCCTGGCATTTAATCGGTCACTTACAAACCAATAAAGTTAAACGGGCAATACAGATATTTGATGTTATCCATTCAGTGGATAGTTTACATCTTGCAGAAGAAATTAGTCGAAGATGTGAACAGAGAAATAAGGATGTGGAAATTCTTCTGGAAGTAAAGACATCAGATGAATCTACTAAATTTGGCATAAGCTCGAACCAGGCATTAGAACTTGCACGGAAAGTTGTTACTTTACCGCACCTTCGTTTAACCGGACTTATGACGATCGGGAAATTTACTTCTAATGAAAAAGAAGTACGTGAGTGCTTCCAAATGTTGCGGCAGGTCAAAGATCAAATTAACTCAAACATCAATTCACACAAACCAATTCACCATTTATCAATGGGTATGAGTCATGATTTTGAATGGGCTATCGAAGAAGGTGCAACCATAGTTCGAATTGGGACTGCGATTTTTGGGCAACGACAACCTAAACAATCAGCCTTCTAA